TAAAAATGTTGGAGAAAGGCAAGAGAATTATTGTTATGCATCATGCTATTTCAGCGTTTCCAGAATGGAACGAATTTAATAAGATTATTGGAGCAAAATATTTTTCAGAAGATATGGAATGGGAAGGCAAGAAATATGAACGGTCTAAATATAAACACGATGTAAAAATTCCGGTCCATGTTGCAGACAAAAACCACCCGATTACTCAAGGAGTAGAAGATTTTGAAGAGATAGATGAAACATACAGCGGGTATTACATAGCTCCTGAGGTTCATGTATTATTAACAACCAATTGTCCAGAAAATACACCATTTATAGCCTGGGTAAATAAATACAATAATTCAGAAATATTCTTTGTGCAATTGGGACACGGTCCCCAAATATTTGCTAATGAGCAATTCCGTAAACTTATTAGCAACGCAATTAAATGGGCATCTGGAAAAAACAATTAATGTTAATAGAGGAAATTAAAATGATGAAAAGAACTGTTATGCTATTCACCCTAATAATTTTATCAGGTAGTTTGGTGTCTTTTGCTGAAAACTCTCCATTTTTTAAAGAGTTTTTTGCTATGGATACTGCAACCCGAGATGCTGAACATGCAACACCTGATTTACAGGTATCTTTTGCTAAAGAATTAGGTTTTACGAGTATCAGTTGGACAGGTTTTGACCAGATGGCAGAACTTAAAAATGCTCTGCAATCTAACGGGTTAAAATTATATGCGGTTTATTTCTGGGGAACAATAGAGAAGGAAGGTTTCCAGATTCAGCCGGGCTTGACAGATATTTTGGAAATAATGAAAGGTAACGAATATTTCCTTTGGTTGACTATAAATAGCCAGACATGGAAATCCAACGAAACGGAATCATATCAACAAGCCCTTGCTCTTATTCGCAATGTAGCAGACCAGGCATTACCTTATGGTGTAAAAGTAGCCTTATATCCTCATGCCGGATGCTGGCTCGATAAAACAGAACAAGCCTATCAATTAGCACAAGATTCGGGAAAACCCAATGTGGGTATTTCTTTTAATCTCTGTCATTGGTTAAAGGTGGATGGCCCTGAAACAAATCTGGACCTTTTAATTCGTAAAGTAAAACCTAAATTATTCGTAGTTACTTTAAATGGAGCAGAACCGCCAGGTGATTGGGATAAATTAATTCAGCCTCTGGATAAAGGTACTTATGACTTGAAACCTTTATTAAAAACCTTAAAATCTATCGGATACACAGGCCCCATTGGTTTACAAGGCTATGGTATACAAGAACCCGTAAAAGAGCATTTACCCCGCTCTATGAAAGTCTGGAAAGAACTCGTAACAGCCCTTTCAAACTACGAACCTATTCACATCTCCACGGATGACTTAAATGCTTTTCGTGAACCTGTAGGAACATGGTATAGTGGTGCCGATGCTATGATAGACCCACAAAACGAAGCACTCCTTACTTCCTTACCCGGTGTTGGTGTGCTTATCAATGGAAAAGATGGTAAGACAAATCATCTTATTACAAAAGAGGAATGGGGTGATGTTGAATTGCACATAGAATTCATGGTGCCGAAAGGGTCTAATTCTGGCGTGTATTTCCAGGGCAGATATGAAATTCAAGTATTGGACAGTTGGGGTGTGGCAGAACCTAAACACAGCGATTGCGGAGGAATATATCAACGGTGGCATGAAGAACCAGGTATTCCCGATGACCAGCGAGGATATGAAGGGAGACCCCCTCGTGTCAATGCGTCCCGTCCTCCCGGTATATGGCAAAGTTTTGATATAATTTTCAAAGCACCAAAATTTGATGCAGAAGGGAAAAAGATTGCTAATGCTCAATTTGTCCGTGTTATTCACAATGGTATCGTAGTGCATGAAAATCAAGAATTATCCGGTCCAACACGAGCATCTTTATTTAATGATGAAGCCTCTAAAGGCCCCTTAATGTTGCAAGGAGACCACGGTCCTGTGGCATATAGAAATATTTGGATTAGACCTTTAACAGACAAAGAATAAATTATATTATAAGGAGATTTTGTATGGGGACCAGTAATAAAAAACAAACAGTATCAAGACGCAGTTTCATAAAAACATCTGCGCTGCTTGCTTCTTTTCCATTAATTCCTAGCTTTTCCCTTTTTGGCAAAGACCCGAAGCCCTCTGAAAAAGTAGGAGTTGCTTTTATCGGTACTGGAGAACGAGGAAGGTATTTAATGAATGCCTTGATGACAGTTAAAGAGGCTCGGATTCTCGCTTTGTGTGATGTTCGGAAAGAAGATTTAAATGAGGCTAATGATGTTGTCCGAAAGAAATTCAAAGATGTATCCCTTTATAGAGACTTTCATGAAGTCTTAGCTCGTTCGGATATTGATGCGGTAGTCATTGCGACCAATGACCACTGGCATGGTATTCTTTCCGTTCTCGCAGCAGAAGCAGGGAAAGATATGTATGTTGAAAAACCGTTGTGCATTTCTATCCAAGATGATTTGAAAGTCCGAGAGACAATAAAAAAACATAACCGTATTTTCCAGTTTGGAACTCAACAGCGTTCTAATGATGATTTTCGATTTGCTTGCGAATTGGTTCGAAATGGCTACATTGGTGAACTGAAGAAAATCCGTGTTGCAGTACCCGGTGGTATTGTGGGTCCTACCTGTGGAGAAGAGCCCATTCCCTCCTTCGAAGACTTCAATTATGAAATGTGGTTGGGTCCAGCCCCTACAGTCCCATTTTGCAAAGCAAGAACTGTAAGACCCAACTGGTTTCACATTGCAGATTATGCTATGGGCTTTATTGGCGGTTGGGGCATTCATCATGTTGACATTGCCCAATGGGGACACGGCAATGATGAAACATCAGGTCCAATTGAATATGAAGGAAAAGGTGAATTTCCCAAAGAAGGTATTTGCGATTGTGCGATGGCATGGGATGTCCAGATGAAATATGCAGATGGCGTTATTGTTCATTTTACTAACGAACAAACAGAGAAAAAAGAACCCAACCTGAACCCCACAGGAATAACCTTCGAAGGCACAGAAGGGACTGTTTATGTAAATCGTGAAACACTTCAGGCGAAACCCGAAAAATTATTGGATATTAAATTAAAACCGACAGATGTCCATCTATATCAAAGCAAGCATCACTTGAAAAACTTTATTGAATGTGTCCAAACACGCAGACAAACAATAGCCAATATTGATGTTGCAGTTCGTTCCAACGCTCTGTGCTTACTGAGTGATATTGCTATTCGAACTCAGAAAATTATCCGTTGGGACCCAGAAAAAGAAATCATTACCGACCCGTTACCTTTACCCGATAATGTTCAACAACTCATCCACCGTCCCAAAAAGCAACCCTGGAATATAATTTAAAAACAATACTATGTCCAACAATATCCTGAAAATTGAGTGGGAACGGCTTGTTTCAGAAGAAGAGACTTGCCCAAGATGTCATGCGACAGAAACAGAGTTAGAAAAGGCAATTTTACATTTACAATCATTGCTCAATCCTTCAGGGATACAGATTGTTTTAGAAAAGAGAACAATTACACCAGAGCAATTTAAGGAAAATCCACTTCAATCCAATAGGATTATCATCAATGGAAGGTTATTAGAAGACTATTTACATGCCCATACAGGAAAAAGCCCATGTTGTAGTGTTTGCGGACCTAATGATTGCAGAACCGTTATTTTGAATGGTAAAGAAATCTACGAATCCATACCTGCAGAACTAATTATCAAAGCAAGTCTAATGGCTGTTTCTAATCGGTAATATCATCGAACTATTTTCATTCCTTTGACTATGGACAACACCCTGTTAACAAGATAGAAGTAAGATATGTTGTTATAAGGGAAAATCTAGTTTTGGGATACGGTTTTATTTTTTAGTTTTTCGGAGACTGTATTTGAAATTGTTTCCGCTTCCGTATTTTTATTTTGCTTTCTTAGAAATTGAACATAATTTAGCCCGAGAAGCCGAAATAGTTCCTCCTGTTTCGGGTCTGATAAGTCGGATGAGGAAGATATATTTTGCCATGCTTGCTGAAAATATTGCTCTGCAGTTGCGGTATCTCCCTGAGTGTTCTTTATCTGTGCTAAAAGCCATTGTGCTTCTGAAAGAACGCTTTTATTTTCCGTATTTTGCCCTGTGATTTCTTCTAATTTTTTTGTTACCCATTCCGTTAAGCCTTTTGACATAAGAGAATCAAGATGGTTTTTTAACACCTCTAATTTTTTTTCCTGTGAAGATAAATTATCCATTAATTTATTCAAAGGTTCTTCCACATTACTTTCCGGAGTTTGCTGATTGCCTGGTATAGACTGTAACAGTTGTTCTAAATCTTTGGAAATATCTGCTTCCACCGGTTTTTTTTCGGATTCACTTCCTTCTATTGCACCCTCTACTGCATTAGTCCCATTTTTATCATCATCTTTTCCTAATTGTGCTGAATAAATTTTATTTATTTCAGCAGTATCTCCTTTCTGTTCTTCTTCATCGGTATTCCCAAATGTATCCTCTCTCTTTTTGCTTACAAGCAGGAGTGGTTTTTCTCTCGTTTTTCCCGGAGCCGCAGAAAATCTTTTTTGTGTAGATTTTTCTTTGATAGGAGAATAGCCCGAAGATAAAAACGCTACTGCAGCAAAAGTAGTAATTATCAATACAGTTGTAATAGCAACAATCCATATCTCTTGCTTATTCATAAACAACCCTAATTTTATATTTCCATTAATTATACCCCAAATAAACATTAATAGACAGCAAATCCTAATTCTTTTAACGATTGTATTCCCTGTTTCACTTCCTCTACAGATTTCATTAATGCAATTTTATTTTCATCGGAAAGGGGT
This genomic interval from Candidatus Hydrogenedens sp. contains the following:
- a CDS encoding Gfo/Idh/MocA family oxidoreductase gives rise to the protein MGTSNKKQTVSRRSFIKTSALLASFPLIPSFSLFGKDPKPSEKVGVAFIGTGERGRYLMNALMTVKEARILALCDVRKEDLNEANDVVRKKFKDVSLYRDFHEVLARSDIDAVVIATNDHWHGILSVLAAEAGKDMYVEKPLCISIQDDLKVRETIKKHNRIFQFGTQQRSNDDFRFACELVRNGYIGELKKIRVAVPGGIVGPTCGEEPIPSFEDFNYEMWLGPAPTVPFCKARTVRPNWFHIADYAMGFIGGWGIHHVDIAQWGHGNDETSGPIEYEGKGEFPKEGICDCAMAWDVQMKYADGVIVHFTNEQTEKKEPNLNPTGITFEGTEGTVYVNRETLQAKPEKLLDIKLKPTDVHLYQSKHHLKNFIECVQTRRQTIANIDVAVRSNALCLLSDIAIRTQKIIRWDPEKEIITDPLPLPDNVQQLIHRPKKQPWNII
- a CDS encoding ThuA domain-containing protein, with the translated sequence MKRKNFFHRNWVRFTCLFVSLFFMTAFAYSQVRVAIITGGHGYDKEPFEAMWTSITEMKPTYFDYGVKKCEFFDKDHSDEFDTIVFYNFHQKITPKQQQNFLKMLEKGKRIIVMHHAISAFPEWNEFNKIIGAKYFSEDMEWEGKKYERSKYKHDVKIPVHVADKNHPITQGVEDFEEIDETYSGYYIAPEVHVLLTTNCPENTPFIAWVNKYNNSEIFFVQLGHGPQIFANEQFRKLISNAIKWASGKNN
- a CDS encoding DUF1080 domain-containing protein — its product is MMKRTVMLFTLIILSGSLVSFAENSPFFKEFFAMDTATRDAEHATPDLQVSFAKELGFTSISWTGFDQMAELKNALQSNGLKLYAVYFWGTIEKEGFQIQPGLTDILEIMKGNEYFLWLTINSQTWKSNETESYQQALALIRNVADQALPYGVKVALYPHAGCWLDKTEQAYQLAQDSGKPNVGISFNLCHWLKVDGPETNLDLLIRKVKPKLFVVTLNGAEPPGDWDKLIQPLDKGTYDLKPLLKTLKSIGYTGPIGLQGYGIQEPVKEHLPRSMKVWKELVTALSNYEPIHISTDDLNAFREPVGTWYSGADAMIDPQNEALLTSLPGVGVLINGKDGKTNHLITKEEWGDVELHIEFMVPKGSNSGVYFQGRYEIQVLDSWGVAEPKHSDCGGIYQRWHEEPGIPDDQRGYEGRPPRVNASRPPGIWQSFDIIFKAPKFDAEGKKIANAQFVRVIHNGIVVHENQELSGPTRASLFNDEASKGPLMLQGDHGPVAYRNIWIRPLTDKE
- a CDS encoding DUF2703 domain-containing protein; translation: MSNNILKIEWERLVSEEETCPRCHATETELEKAILHLQSLLNPSGIQIVLEKRTITPEQFKENPLQSNRIIINGRLLEDYLHAHTGKSPCCSVCGPNDCRTVILNGKEIYESIPAELIIKASLMAVSNR